A stretch of the Desulfobacter sp. genome encodes the following:
- a CDS encoding IS256 family transposase — protein MTEENTEFDFQKALKGIQEGKPFTGKGGVLTSLIKNLAEAALEGELESHLGQEVSANRRNGKSKKTIKSLDGKFELETPRDRAGTFSPQIVKKHQTTLSDEIERKIIALYGLGMSYNDMASHLQEIYGLEISNATLSTITDKIIYTVKEWQARPLENVYPIIWLDAIHYKVRENGKVASKAVYTILGVNIEGRKEVLGLYISENEGANFWLQVLTDLSNRGVKDILIACVDGLKGFPEAIETIFPDTEVQLCVVHQIRNSLKYVGSKNKKEFMADLKRVYKAVNKDLAEEELDILENKWNDKYPIVIKSWRNNWERLSHFFKYPEEIRRIIYTTNTIEAVHRQFRKLTKTKGSFPNQDSLLKLLYMGIQNASKKWTMPIQNWSLTISQLAIFFEGRLDKELGI, from the coding sequence TCATTAATCAAAAATCTTGCTGAAGCTGCTCTTGAAGGAGAGTTGGAGTCCCATCTCGGGCAGGAAGTTTCTGCCAACCGCCGTAATGGAAAAAGCAAAAAGACCATTAAATCCCTGGATGGTAAATTTGAGCTGGAAACCCCGCGTGACAGGGCCGGAACCTTCTCTCCACAGATCGTCAAAAAACATCAGACAACGCTCAGCGATGAAATTGAAAGAAAGATAATAGCCCTTTACGGCCTGGGCATGAGTTATAATGATATGGCTTCCCATTTACAGGAAATCTATGGACTTGAGATTTCAAATGCCACTCTGAGCACCATTACCGATAAAATCATCTATACCGTCAAAGAATGGCAGGCCAGGCCGTTGGAAAATGTGTACCCAATCATATGGCTTGATGCCATACATTATAAAGTACGAGAAAACGGAAAGGTCGCCAGCAAAGCCGTTTACACAATTCTTGGGGTGAATATCGAGGGCCGCAAAGAGGTTCTTGGGCTGTACATATCCGAGAATGAGGGTGCGAACTTCTGGCTGCAGGTGTTAACAGACCTTTCAAACCGAGGGGTAAAAGATATCCTGATTGCCTGTGTTGATGGTCTAAAAGGTTTTCCCGAGGCCATTGAGACCATATTCCCGGACACAGAAGTTCAACTCTGCGTAGTCCACCAGATCCGAAATTCATTGAAATACGTTGGTTCCAAAAATAAAAAGGAATTTATGGCAGATCTAAAACGTGTTTATAAAGCGGTCAATAAGGATCTGGCCGAAGAAGAACTGGATATCTTGGAAAATAAATGGAATGACAAATACCCGATTGTGATAAAATCCTGGCGGAACAACTGGGAACGCCTCAGTCATTTCTTTAAATATCCAGAAGAGATTCGACGGATAATATACACCACAAATACCATTGAGGCTGTGCATCGACAGTTTCGAAAACTGACCAAAACAAAGGGATCATTCCCGAACCAGGACAGCCTGTTAAAGCTGCTTTACATGGGGATCCAGAACGCCAGTAAAAAATGGACAATGCCGATTCAAAATTGGTCACTGACAATTTCCCAGTTGGCAATTTTCTTTGAAGGCCGGCTGGATAAAGAGCTGGGAATTTGA
- a CDS encoding HD domain-containing protein, whose amino-acid sequence MENHRYKAYFRLFAQVSKQIHANTATTDILVCIVENITKILRAKGAIFWILNTAQEKIQTKISHGFDYQSLSRVDFPTLMTLFDPQTLDPIAITDARNDQRIPDLERLGKHLINAITGQYFDITGPYKGLLAVYFTGNQTLDKTELELLSALGEQGAIALEKAFGYDKKMLDLYGQIIQGFALAIEARDPVTHGHSLTVARLAKATALQMGLNKKEADLIHNAGILHDIGKIGTRDKILDHLGRLSEKEMDLIRQHPVIGADILGPLTFLGEIAPLVRSHHELFNGKGYHEGKKGEDIPLGARILTLCNAFETMITGRPDIPKKDLAQALTQLKQGVGSRFDPKVVKAFFDMIKSDDKILEINESIDHCMDLLGQNMERLAKQNQVEKKLANPFSGFF is encoded by the coding sequence TTGGAAAACCATCGTTACAAAGCCTATTTCAGACTCTTTGCCCAGGTCAGCAAACAGATCCATGCCAACACCGCCACCACGGACATCCTGGTCTGTATTGTGGAAAATATCACCAAAATTCTTAGGGCCAAAGGGGCCATTTTCTGGATTCTCAACACTGCCCAGGAAAAAATCCAGACCAAGATCAGCCATGGATTTGACTATCAAAGCCTGTCCAGGGTTGATTTTCCAACCCTAATGACTTTGTTTGACCCCCAAACCCTTGACCCCATTGCCATCACCGATGCCAGAAATGATCAGCGAATACCCGACCTGGAACGGCTGGGCAAACATCTTATCAATGCCATAACAGGTCAGTATTTTGATATCACCGGCCCGTATAAAGGGCTTTTGGCCGTATATTTCACCGGAAACCAGACCCTGGACAAAACGGAACTGGAGCTTCTCTCGGCCCTCGGGGAACAAGGGGCCATTGCCCTTGAAAAAGCCTTTGGATATGACAAAAAAATGCTGGATCTTTACGGCCAGATCATCCAGGGATTTGCCCTGGCCATTGAGGCAAGGGACCCTGTCACCCACGGCCACTCCCTTACCGTGGCAAGGCTGGCCAAGGCCACGGCCCTGCAGATGGGGCTCAACAAAAAAGAGGCGGATCTGATCCACAATGCAGGCATCCTCCACGATATCGGAAAAATCGGAACCCGGGATAAAATTCTTGACCACTTGGGCAGGCTCTCTGAAAAAGAGATGGACCTGATCCGGCAGCATCCGGTCATCGGGGCGGATATTCTAGGCCCTTTGACATTCTTAGGGGAAATCGCGCCCCTGGTCCGCTCCCATCATGAATTATTCAACGGTAAAGGATATCACGAGGGTAAAAAAGGGGAAGACATTCCTTTGGGGGCAAGGATTCTTACCCTTTGCAATGCATTTGAAACCATGATCACAGGCCGCCCCGACATCCCGAAAAAAGATTTGGCCCAAGCATTGACCCAATTAAAACAGGGGGTCGGCTCCCGGTTTGATCCCAAGGTGGTCAAAGCCTTTTTTGATATGATCAAGTCCGATGACAAAATCCTAGAGATCAATGAATCCATTGACCACTGCATGGACCTTTTAGGCCAGAATATGGAACGTCTGGCAAAACAAAACCAGGTTGAAAAAAAACTGGCCAATCCGTTTTCAGGATTTTTCTAA
- a CDS encoding FAD-binding oxidoreductase, with the protein MKKKSQETPQWIETLPEPNSFRSVFKWGAPDAFKNPSSGFLKVIQKGLAMADTDFAVTSGTGEGAVPQDLPSALNPKAVQAIEKVVGRENISLAGYERLKYASGKAMEDLMRLRQERVETICDLVVHPRSRADVAGVVNICHKHKIPVHVYGGGSSVTFGLSCPRGGVILVMSTHMNQLIEFNETDQTIVVEPGMMGPVYEEMLNQAPKILGAQKAYTGGHFPQSFEFSSVGGWIAALGSGQASSLYGDAADLVIAQEYVTPAGSFKTLAYPATATGPKVNEIMKGSEGSFGVLVSLTLKVFEYLPQNNNQFAFMFPDFKSAVKAGRTISQGRFGMPAIFRISDAEETDVAMEMYHLEGGILDKILKFKGMKKGSRCLVMGQAEGEKGFADNVTRQVKKISRQHKGMYLTGYPMKKWYHGRFSDPYMRDALNDYGVLIDTLECSTSWENLHHLHQEVRAVVKARPDTICMTHASHFYGQGTNLYFIFITRMTEIESFRVYQQSILDAIERAGGSLSHHHGVGRMMAPFMERHLGKQQMDILRALKAHLDPNGIMNPGGLGLGG; encoded by the coding sequence ATGAAAAAAAAATCCCAAGAGACTCCCCAATGGATAGAAACCTTACCTGAACCCAATTCTTTTCGTTCTGTTTTTAAATGGGGCGCCCCTGATGCCTTTAAAAATCCCAGCTCAGGATTTTTAAAGGTGATCCAAAAGGGTCTTGCCATGGCAGACACGGATTTTGCCGTCACCTCTGGTACAGGGGAGGGGGCTGTACCCCAAGATCTGCCGTCTGCCCTGAATCCCAAGGCGGTCCAGGCCATAGAAAAGGTGGTGGGCCGGGAAAACATTTCCCTGGCCGGATATGAAAGGCTCAAATATGCTTCCGGCAAAGCCATGGAAGATTTAATGCGGTTGAGGCAGGAACGGGTGGAAACAATCTGCGATCTGGTGGTCCATCCCAGGTCCAGGGCGGATGTGGCAGGGGTGGTAAACATCTGTCACAAACATAAGATCCCGGTTCATGTCTACGGGGGGGGGAGTTCAGTCACCTTTGGGCTCTCTTGTCCCAGGGGCGGGGTGATCCTGGTGATGTCCACCCACATGAACCAATTGATTGAGTTTAATGAGACAGATCAGACCATTGTTGTGGAGCCGGGCATGATGGGGCCTGTTTACGAAGAGATGCTGAATCAGGCACCCAAGATCCTTGGCGCTCAAAAGGCCTATACCGGAGGGCATTTTCCCCAAAGTTTTGAATTTTCCTCTGTGGGCGGCTGGATCGCAGCCTTGGGATCGGGCCAGGCCTCCTCATTGTACGGGGATGCTGCCGATCTGGTCATTGCCCAGGAATATGTGACCCCGGCGGGCAGTTTTAAGACCCTTGCCTATCCTGCAACTGCCACAGGCCCTAAAGTCAACGAGATTATGAAAGGAAGCGAAGGCAGTTTCGGGGTTCTGGTTTCCCTTACCCTGAAAGTCTTTGAATATCTGCCCCAAAATAATAATCAGTTTGCCTTTATGTTTCCGGATTTTAAGTCTGCCGTGAAAGCCGGGCGGACGATCAGCCAGGGCCGGTTCGGCATGCCGGCCATTTTCAGGATATCCGATGCAGAAGAAACAGATGTGGCCATGGAAATGTACCACCTTGAAGGGGGGATTTTAGACAAAATTCTTAAATTTAAGGGGATGAAAAAAGGCAGCCGCTGTCTTGTCATGGGCCAGGCTGAAGGTGAAAAAGGATTTGCAGATAATGTCACAAGGCAGGTGAAAAAAATTTCACGGCAGCACAAAGGGATGTATCTTACCGGCTATCCCATGAAAAAATGGTATCACGGCAGGTTCTCAGATCCCTATATGAGGGATGCCCTCAATGACTACGGGGTGCTGATCGACACTTTGGAATGCTCGACTAGCTGGGAAAATCTTCACCATCTTCACCAAGAGGTCAGGGCCGTGGTAAAGGCAAGGCCGGATACCATCTGCATGACCCATGCCTCCCATTTCTATGGACAGGGCACCAATCTGTATTTTATTTTTATTACCCGGATGACCGAGATTGAGTCCTTTAGAGTTTATCAGCAGTCCATTCTTGATGCCATTGAACGGGCCGGGGGATCTTTGAGCCACCACCACGGGGTGGGCCGGATGATGGCCCCGTTTATGGAACGTCATTTGGGAAAGCAGCAGATGGATATCTTAAGGGCCCTTAAGGCACATCTGGATCCAAACGGGATTATGAATCCCGGGGGGCTGGGTCTGGGGGGATGA
- a CDS encoding carbohydrate kinase, whose amino-acid sequence MTTKTILAVDCGTQSLRALVFSLEGRMLANEKIEYPPYVSPGPGLAEQDPKIYWDSLVNACRILKEKTPELIASLAGVGVTSQRATMINVDEEGRVLRPAIVWLDQRVAQPEFAVSGLLNAGVKLAGLETKLMEAQAQGKCNWIRQNQPDIWEATHKYLQVSGFLNFKLTRNFADATASQIGHLPFDYKRQKWSGTWGLTRKLFPVEASKLPRLVPSGEILGRTTQEACDLTGIPANIPVVACGSDKGCETLGSGVVDQTMISLSFGTTATVQTTTKKYFEAIPLMPPYPAPVPGCYNPEVEIFRGFWMISWFKKEFAQKEVETAHALGIAPEQLLDQCLERTPPGAMGLLVQPYWGPGLDHPNAKGAMIGFGDVHTKDHVYRAVIEGLGFALLEGMERIQAKGRVKVRQAVLSGGASQSNAICQIAADIFNLPMVKAATHETSGLGAAVLTAKGIGAYDSICSAASNMTRPARQFTPNPDHVSIYADLYQRVYKKMYKSLSPLYRDIQAITGYPEK is encoded by the coding sequence ATGACAACTAAAACCATATTGGCCGTTGACTGCGGCACCCAGAGCCTCAGGGCCCTTGTGTTCAGCCTGGAGGGCAGGATGCTTGCCAACGAGAAAATTGAGTATCCTCCCTATGTCAGCCCGGGGCCGGGACTGGCAGAGCAGGACCCTAAAATTTATTGGGACAGCCTGGTAAACGCCTGCCGGATTTTAAAGGAGAAAACCCCTGAACTCATTGCCTCCCTTGCAGGGGTGGGGGTGACCTCCCAGCGGGCCACCATGATCAATGTGGACGAGGAGGGTAGGGTGCTGAGGCCGGCCATTGTCTGGCTGGACCAGCGGGTGGCCCAACCTGAGTTTGCCGTCTCGGGCCTGCTCAATGCCGGTGTGAAACTGGCCGGCCTTGAGACAAAACTCATGGAGGCCCAGGCCCAGGGTAAGTGCAATTGGATTCGTCAGAATCAGCCGGATATCTGGGAGGCCACCCATAAATACCTCCAGGTCTCAGGGTTTTTAAATTTTAAGCTCACCCGCAATTTTGCAGATGCAACCGCCTCCCAGATCGGGCATCTTCCCTTTGATTATAAAAGACAAAAATGGTCCGGGACCTGGGGGCTGACCCGCAAGCTTTTTCCCGTGGAAGCATCTAAACTGCCTCGCCTGGTCCCTTCCGGAGAAATTTTAGGGCGAACAACCCAGGAGGCTTGCGATTTGACCGGCATTCCGGCCAATATTCCCGTGGTGGCCTGCGGGTCGGATAAAGGATGTGAAACCCTGGGCTCCGGCGTGGTGGACCAGACCATGATTTCGTTGAGTTTCGGCACCACGGCCACGGTTCAGACCACAACAAAAAAATATTTTGAAGCCATCCCTCTGATGCCCCCCTATCCTGCACCTGTTCCCGGGTGCTATAACCCTGAGGTGGAGATTTTCAGGGGGTTCTGGATGATTTCATGGTTTAAAAAGGAGTTTGCCCAAAAAGAGGTGGAAACAGCCCATGCTTTGGGGATTGCTCCTGAACAATTATTGGATCAATGCCTGGAAAGAACGCCTCCCGGTGCCATGGGCCTTTTGGTCCAGCCCTATTGGGGGCCGGGCCTGGATCATCCCAATGCCAAGGGTGCCATGATCGGGTTTGGAGATGTCCATACCAAGGATCATGTCTACCGGGCCGTGATCGAGGGCCTGGGATTTGCCCTGCTCGAAGGCATGGAACGTATCCAGGCCAAGGGCCGGGTAAAGGTTCGTCAGGCCGTTCTGTCAGGGGGAGCTTCCCAGAGCAACGCCATCTGCCAGATTGCCGCAGATATTTTTAACCTGCCCATGGTCAAGGCGGCCACCCATGAAACCTCCGGCCTGGGGGCTGCCGTGCTAACGGCCAAAGGAATCGGTGCCTATGACAGTATTTGCTCGGCAGCATCAAACATGACACGGCCTGCCAGGCAATTTACCCCCAATCCAGACCATGTCAGTATTTATGCGGATTTGTACCAGCGGGTATACAAAAAAATGTACAAGTCCCTTTCCCCTTTATACCGAGATATTCAAGCCATAACAGGATATCCTGAAAAATGA
- a CDS encoding glycerol-3-phosphate dehydrogenase/oxidase: MRMNDIDSAYDLVIVGGGVTGAGVFHRAVHLGLKLLLVESQDFAWGTSSRSSKMVHGGLRYLKEGKFLLTRSAVKERQRMLSAYPGLVTPLDFIMPIYKNYGPSKTTIKTGLSIYSLMAGQRQHCFFNRETTLEMVRGICPDALASSVGFMDAQVDDARLVLRLIFDACDMGGHALNYTAAVKIDRDRQGRVRAVQIKEADTGNQRQIATSVVINATGAFAEKLHPSPVKGFHIRPLRGSHLIFPGDSLDLDRVISFIHPRDRRPVFLFPWEGCLVLGTTDMDFKGNLEQDPSITNQEIDYLMEGLGFIFPHLDLGVDNALSSICGVRPVLSKKKKQASKESREHVVWKDKGLVTVTGGKLTTFSLLAKDALRAAGAWLPKPEKGKKPQDHLKWHSGRLGLSPGQLLRLQGRYGARAEAMTDLFNSRASECVGSSHTLWAELIHGARAEQVRHLSDLLLRRVRIGLVLPNGGMDIMDRIQKQVSPFLDWDPDQWKTEILNYKQLWDRAYSPRPGQG; the protein is encoded by the coding sequence ATGAGGATGAATGATATTGATTCTGCCTATGACCTGGTGATCGTGGGCGGCGGGGTGACAGGTGCCGGGGTGTTTCACCGGGCTGTTCACCTGGGGCTAAAACTCTTGCTGGTGGAATCCCAGGATTTTGCCTGGGGCACCTCCAGCCGATCTTCTAAAATGGTCCACGGGGGACTGCGTTACCTTAAAGAGGGAAAATTTTTGTTGACACGGTCTGCCGTCAAGGAGCGCCAGCGAATGCTTTCGGCCTATCCCGGCCTGGTTACCCCTTTGGATTTTATCATGCCCATCTATAAAAATTACGGGCCCTCTAAAACCACTATTAAAACCGGGCTTTCCATCTATAGCCTCATGGCAGGGCAGCGCCAGCATTGTTTTTTTAACCGGGAGACCACCCTGGAAATGGTCCGGGGAATTTGTCCGGATGCGTTGGCATCAAGCGTGGGGTTTATGGATGCCCAGGTGGATGATGCCCGTTTGGTACTCCGGTTGATTTTTGATGCCTGCGACATGGGCGGGCATGCCTTAAATTATACCGCTGCCGTGAAAATTGACCGGGACAGACAGGGCCGGGTCAGGGCGGTGCAGATCAAAGAGGCTGATACCGGAAACCAAAGACAGATTGCAACTTCCGTGGTGATCAACGCCACAGGTGCCTTTGCAGAAAAACTTCATCCCTCTCCGGTTAAAGGGTTTCACATTCGGCCCCTGAGGGGGAGTCATTTGATTTTTCCGGGTGACAGTCTTGACTTGGATCGGGTGATTTCATTTATCCATCCCAGAGACAGGCGGCCGGTCTTTCTTTTTCCATGGGAAGGCTGCCTTGTGCTCGGCACCACAGACATGGATTTTAAGGGAAATCTGGAACAGGATCCGTCCATCACAAACCAGGAGATTGATTACCTCATGGAAGGACTGGGGTTTATTTTCCCCCACCTTGACTTGGGCGTTGACAATGCCCTGTCATCCATTTGCGGAGTCAGGCCGGTGCTGAGCAAAAAGAAAAAACAGGCATCAAAGGAGTCCCGAGAGCATGTGGTATGGAAGGATAAGGGGCTTGTCACGGTGACCGGAGGGAAACTGACCACCTTCAGCCTGCTTGCAAAAGATGCCCTACGGGCCGCAGGCGCCTGGCTGCCAAAGCCTGAAAAAGGAAAAAAACCGCAGGACCATTTGAAATGGCATTCTGGCAGGTTGGGGTTAAGCCCTGGTCAATTGTTGAGACTTCAGGGCCGCTACGGTGCCAGGGCAGAGGCCATGACAGATCTGTTCAATTCCCGGGCAAGTGAATGTGTGGGATCCTCCCATACCCTGTGGGCAGAACTGATTCACGGGGCAAGGGCAGAACAGGTTCGCCATCTGTCTGACCTGCTTCTCCGGCGAGTGCGGATCGGCCTGGTTTTGCCCAATGGGGGAATGGACATCATGGACAGGATCCAAAAACAGGTCTCCCCCTTTCTGGACTGGGACCCGGACCAATGGAAAACAGAAATCTTAAATTACAAGCAGTTGTGGGACCGGGCCTATTCCCCCCGGCCCGGACAGGGGTGA
- a CDS encoding GntR family transcriptional regulator has protein sequence MPLLEQMEKPLKPAEFAERKILEAILDRSYEPGDALPGERVLAQSLGVTRPTLRETLQRLAREGWVTIAHGKPTRVNDYLSQGGLGILTTLAKYGDYLSWDMVLHLLKARCMILPGAARQAVENDPMAIVEFLDTGLPTSLDPASFARFDWELQTLMVKTAKNPVLIMIFNDFARVYHLLGEGYFMMKKAEKSSRQYYSDLKMAIEKGEDVYGLVESAMVQAHDLWEAEHEDE, from the coding sequence ATGCCTTTATTGGAACAGATGGAAAAACCCTTGAAACCGGCCGAGTTTGCAGAGCGCAAGATCCTTGAAGCCATTTTGGACAGATCCTATGAACCCGGGGACGCTCTGCCCGGAGAGCGGGTTTTGGCCCAGAGTCTCGGGGTGACCCGGCCCACGCTCAGGGAGACCCTGCAGCGTCTTGCAAGGGAAGGCTGGGTCACCATTGCCCATGGTAAGCCTACCCGGGTAAATGATTATTTATCCCAGGGGGGATTGGGTATTTTAACCACCCTGGCCAAGTATGGGGATTATCTTTCCTGGGATATGGTTCTGCATCTGCTCAAGGCAAGGTGCATGATTCTTCCGGGAGCTGCGCGGCAGGCGGTGGAAAACGATCCCATGGCCATTGTTGAATTTTTAGATACCGGGCTGCCCACCTCTCTTGATCCGGCCTCTTTTGCCCGGTTTGACTGGGAGCTTCAGACCTTGATGGTGAAAACGGCAAAGAATCCGGTATTGATAATGATATTCAACGATTTTGCACGGGTATACCATCTTCTTGGGGAAGGGTATTTTATGATGAAAAAAGCAGAAAAAAGCTCTCGCCAATATTATTCAGACCTTAAAATGGCCATAGAAAAGGGCGAGGACGTTTATGGTCTGGTTGAATCGGCAATGGTCCAGGCCCATGACCTCTGGGAGGCTGAACATGAGGATGAATGA
- a CDS encoding 4'-phosphopantetheinyl transferase superfamily protein has product MISLDSDQVHLFYVKADKINDTALLKEYESVLSREEREKVGRYRFEKDRHLSLVSRALVRYLLSAYTGRAPEYFSFFCNSFGKPAILKEQADRLGLDIKFNLSHTPGAVVLGLGITHEIGVDVEQVDRSISLGVADRFFSKKEAEMVRQYSGSRRHQILFDIWTLKEAYIKARAKGLSIPLDSFSFDLGPQDRIKFTDPAGTGEGWQFFRWRPGQNLTIAAAVESRFPINFSHYHCVPFDRIQPV; this is encoded by the coding sequence ATGATTTCGTTGGATTCAGACCAGGTTCATCTTTTTTATGTCAAAGCAGACAAGATCAATGACACAGCTCTGTTAAAAGAATATGAGTCTGTGCTTTCAAGGGAGGAACGTGAAAAAGTGGGCCGGTACCGATTTGAAAAGGACCGTCACCTGAGTCTTGTGAGCCGGGCCCTGGTGCGGTATCTGCTCTCAGCCTATACGGGCAGGGCGCCTGAATATTTTTCTTTTTTTTGCAACTCTTTTGGCAAGCCCGCCATTTTAAAGGAACAGGCAGACCGGCTGGGGTTGGATATTAAGTTCAACCTTTCCCACACCCCGGGAGCGGTGGTTCTGGGCCTTGGCATCACCCATGAGATCGGGGTGGATGTGGAGCAGGTGGACAGATCCATAAGCCTTGGGGTGGCAGACCGCTTTTTTTCAAAAAAAGAGGCGGAGATGGTCCGTCAATATTCCGGGTCAAGACGCCATCAGATTCTTTTTGATATCTGGACTTTAAAAGAGGCCTATATCAAGGCCAGGGCCAAGGGGTTGTCCATCCCTCTGGACAGTTTTTCCTTTGATTTGGGACCTCAAGACAGGATCAAATTTACAGACCCGGCCGGAACAGGGGAGGGGTGGCAGTTTTTCAGATGGCGGCCAGGTCAAAACCTGACCATTGCCGCAGCCGTTGAAAGCCGATTTCCCATTAATTTTAGCCATTATCATTGTGTTCCTTTTGACAGGATTCAGCCGGTCTGA
- the fabD gene encoding ACP S-malonyltransferase gives MRAVLFPGQGSQKKGMGQDLFDQFDSLVSQADQILGFSVREVCLSDPAKKMDLTQYTQPLMFVVNAMAYAEQEKKRIPPPCFLAGHSLGEYNALAASGAIDFSTGLKLVQKRGRLMANAKNGGMAAIIGPGPDKIRDCLETNKMTDIEIANFNTPSQTVVSGLRERIEAAKPLFEQMAGTRYVILKVSGAFHASFMKPAALEFKAYLDRFSFGRPKIPVISNVLAKPYPRDEIKALLWRQMISPVRWMDSVRYMAGQGTTTFVETGPGRVLTRMIPPILKGRES, from the coding sequence ATGAGAGCTGTTCTTTTTCCCGGCCAGGGGTCCCAGAAAAAAGGGATGGGCCAAGACCTGTTTGACCAGTTTGACTCTCTTGTCAGCCAGGCCGACCAAATTCTGGGGTTTTCCGTCAGGGAGGTCTGTTTGTCTGATCCGGCAAAAAAAATGGATCTTACCCAATATACCCAGCCTTTAATGTTTGTGGTCAATGCCATGGCCTATGCTGAGCAAGAAAAAAAAAGGATTCCCCCCCCTTGTTTCCTGGCCGGCCACAGCCTGGGGGAGTACAATGCCCTGGCCGCCTCAGGGGCCATTGATTTTTCCACCGGGCTGAAACTGGTTCAAAAAAGGGGGCGGCTCATGGCCAATGCGAAAAACGGGGGCATGGCCGCCATCATCGGGCCGGGGCCCGATAAGATCCGGGACTGCCTTGAGACCAACAAGATGACGGATATTGAAATCGCCAATTTCAATACCCCGTCCCAGACCGTTGTTTCAGGTCTTCGGGAGCGGATTGAGGCTGCCAAACCCTTGTTTGAACAGATGGCCGGCACCCGGTATGTAATTCTCAAGGTCTCAGGCGCGTTTCATGCCTCGTTCATGAAGCCGGCCGCCCTTGAGTTCAAGGCATATCTGGACCGGTTTTCCTTTGGCCGGCCAAAGATTCCCGTAATCTCCAATGTTTTGGCAAAACCCTATCCCCGGGATGAAATCAAAGCACTGCTCTGGCGCCAGATGATTTCTCCTGTGCGCTGGATGGACTCTGTTCGCTACATGGCAGGACAGGGAACCACGACCTTTGTGGAAACAGGGCCGGGACGGGTGTTGACCCGTATGATACCCCCGATTTTAAAAGGCCGCGAATCATGA
- a CDS encoding acyltransferase domain-containing protein has translation MKNTRYSTIFLFAGQGAQYQGMGAGLYRAEPVFKSWMDALDQIPRQQGLGSVVNFLYGRPQMDIISCVTGQLLCPVDLDILVRIGATPVLFSKALNFLALGLTQGPEPFSGFVNIYDLGPGGAMSGFVRQNKRLSGKIKIFRTLTRVKNEIRNLNKVKKEEIQR, from the coding sequence ATGAAAAACACCCGGTATTCAACCATTTTTTTATTTGCCGGCCAGGGGGCTCAATACCAGGGCATGGGTGCTGGCCTCTATCGGGCAGAGCCTGTTTTCAAGTCCTGGATGGATGCATTGGATCAGATTCCAAGGCAGCAGGGATTAGGCTCTGTGGTGAATTTTTTATATGGCAGGCCCCAAATGGATATTATTTCCTGTGTTACCGGACAGTTGCTCTGCCCTGTGGATCTTGATATTTTGGTCAGAATCGGAGCAACGCCGGTGCTTTTTTCAAAGGCCTTGAACTTCCTGGCCCTGGGATTGACCCAAGGGCCAGAGCCTTTTTCCGGATTTGTGAACATTTACGACCTTGGGCCCGGAGGGGCGATGTCAGGATTTGTCCGCCAGAACAAGAGGCTTTCGGGGAAAATTAAAATTTTCAGGACTTTGACCCGGGTGAAAAATGAAATCCGAAACTTAAACAAGGTGAAAAAGGAAGAAATTCAAAGATGA